Proteins encoded together in one Thermoplasmatales archaeon BRNA1 window:
- a CDS encoding hydro-lyase, Fe-S type, tartrate/fumarate subfamily, beta region has protein sequence MLGDQEGIREDHRFRRGVLPGGGPLRILTAPLTEEDVRSLKLGEVIALTGPIVTGRDDVHIRALRYLDEGKDVPGCLRNAVLYHCGPIMKKNPNGSWSPVAAGPTTSARMNDLEPRFIREFGIRAIIGKGGMNRATADAMKEVGCVYLAATGGVAVSYAEGLGLCSGVDWEDLGMAEALWHFDASRMGPFVVAIDAEGNSLYDQVAEQVKKNRS, from the coding sequence GTGCTGGGCGACCAGGAGGGCATCCGCGAAGATCACCGATTCCGACGTGGAGTACTCCCAGGGGGCGGTCCTCTGAGGATCCTCACCGCGCCGCTCACCGAGGAGGACGTCCGCTCCCTGAAACTGGGGGAGGTCATCGCCCTCACCGGGCCCATCGTCACCGGGAGGGACGACGTCCACATCCGTGCGCTCAGGTATCTCGACGAGGGTAAAGACGTGCCCGGATGCCTGAGGAACGCCGTCCTCTATCACTGCGGGCCGATCATGAAGAAGAACCCCAACGGTTCCTGGTCCCCTGTTGCGGCCGGACCCACCACATCCGCGAGGATGAATGATCTGGAGCCCCGTTTCATCAGGGAGTTCGGCATCCGCGCGATCATCGGGAAGGGCGGTATGAACCGCGCCACCGCCGACGCCATGAAGGAGGTCGGCTGCGTTTATCTGGCAGCCACCGGAGGGGTCGCGGTCTCCTACGCCGAGGGGCTCGGTCTCTGCAGCGGCGTAGACTGGGAGGACCTCGGGATGGCCGAGGCTCTTTGGCATTTCGATGCGAGCAGGATGGGTCCGTTCGTCGTGGCGATCGACGCAGAGGGGAACAGCCTGTACGACCAGGTCGCGGAACAGGTGAAGAAGAACCGTTCCTGA
- a CDS encoding hydro-lyase, Fe-S type, tartrate/fumarate subfamily, alpha region, producing the protein MVVKLPEPPEKVAENLLRLANFKIPEDIGWALESAAAWESNPTAASQLAAILENVRKAEHLSRPMCQDTGIPIFWVRGRFDSSIAKDIAKAVENCTRSIPMRPNTVDVITRVNNGNNLGKGMPEIHFIPTDDDFTEITVLLKGAGSENMTKLKMLNPSDGEEGIRKFIIDSVLEAGGRPCPPGIVGVGIGGTSDDCVAMAKRALLEPLDYEDPDPEIRKMEEDLFVEINQSGLGPMGLGGNTTVLGVKIRKADCHTASLPVCVNIGCWATRRASAKITDSDVEYSQGAVL; encoded by the coding sequence ATGGTCGTCAAACTCCCCGAACCGCCAGAGAAGGTCGCCGAGAACCTTCTCCGCCTTGCCAATTTCAAGATCCCCGAGGACATCGGATGGGCCCTGGAGTCCGCCGCCGCGTGGGAATCCAATCCCACCGCAGCATCCCAGCTCGCCGCGATCCTGGAGAACGTCAGGAAGGCGGAGCACCTCTCCCGCCCGATGTGTCAGGATACCGGTATCCCGATCTTCTGGGTCAGAGGAAGGTTCGATTCCTCCATCGCGAAGGATATCGCCAAGGCGGTGGAGAACTGCACCCGGTCCATTCCCATGCGCCCCAACACCGTGGACGTAATCACCAGGGTGAACAACGGCAACAACCTCGGAAAGGGCATGCCGGAGATCCATTTCATCCCCACAGACGACGACTTCACCGAGATCACCGTCCTGCTGAAGGGCGCTGGGTCCGAGAACATGACCAAACTGAAGATGCTCAACCCCTCCGACGGCGAGGAGGGGATCAGGAAGTTCATCATCGACTCCGTCCTGGAGGCCGGAGGACGTCCCTGTCCCCCCGGAATCGTTGGGGTAGGGATCGGAGGGACCTCGGACGACTGCGTCGCCATGGCCAAGAGGGCCCTGCTCGAGCCCCTGGATTACGAGGATCCCGACCCGGAGATCAGGAAGATGGAGGAGGACCTCTTCGTGGAGATCAACCAGTCCGGCCTGGGCCCCATGGGTCTCGGCGGGAACACCACCGTGCTCGGCGTGAAGATCCGCAAAGCGGACTGCCACACCGCCTCCCTGCCAGTATGCGTGAACATCGGGTGCTGGGCGACCAGGAGGGCATCCGCGAAGATCACCGATTCCGACGTGGAGTACTCCCAGGGGGCGGTCCTCTGA
- a CDS encoding NMD protein affecting ribosome stability and mRNA decay has translation MTGFCVECGKEIDRTVHGMCMDCFLRDRELVSLPDHVDQNQCTMCGQFHRHGEWLSMSLDKAVSIAAREALSCIKEGRVTDIRAVIDPLDEYNYQVTLNCTVDIDGYEAEGTASTIVRVKNTVCRICSRRTGNYYEAILQLRTAEKAMPPELQDEALARVERLVDDAAATDANAFITKMEMVPGGVDVYLSLIALGRACVKDLGETYCAETDESSKLVGQTRDGLDMYRVSYLVRLPEFHVGDIVRYQKRYYLLKRVSSAGAKLVSLKDFTNMPVKRQNVTDMKVYAKSDELLDAVVVSRSGGEIQAMDPANYATRDLRVPADAEIGDSVKVVRIDDVLYYVPDL, from the coding sequence GTGACCGGGTTCTGCGTGGAGTGCGGGAAGGAGATCGACCGCACCGTGCACGGCATGTGCATGGACTGCTTCCTCAGGGACCGCGAGCTGGTATCCCTTCCCGACCACGTAGACCAGAACCAGTGCACCATGTGCGGACAGTTCCACCGCCACGGCGAGTGGCTGTCCATGTCCCTCGACAAGGCCGTCTCCATTGCCGCGAGGGAGGCCCTGTCCTGCATCAAGGAGGGGAGGGTCACCGACATCAGGGCGGTCATCGATCCCCTGGACGAGTATAACTACCAGGTCACTCTGAACTGCACCGTCGACATCGACGGTTACGAGGCCGAGGGCACCGCATCCACCATAGTCAGGGTGAAGAACACCGTCTGCAGGATCTGCTCCCGCAGGACCGGCAACTACTACGAGGCGATCCTCCAGCTCCGCACCGCGGAGAAGGCGATGCCGCCCGAACTGCAGGACGAGGCCCTCGCCAGGGTCGAGAGGCTCGTGGACGACGCGGCCGCCACCGATGCCAACGCGTTCATCACCAAGATGGAGATGGTCCCGGGCGGAGTGGATGTATATCTCTCCCTGATCGCCCTCGGAAGGGCGTGCGTGAAGGACCTGGGAGAGACCTACTGTGCCGAGACCGACGAGTCCTCCAAACTCGTGGGCCAGACCCGCGACGGACTCGACATGTACCGCGTATCCTACCTTGTGCGCCTCCCCGAGTTCCACGTCGGGGACATCGTGCGCTACCAGAAGCGCTACTATCTGCTCAAGAGGGTGTCCAGCGCGGGCGCGAAGCTGGTATCCCTGAAGGACTTCACCAACATGCCGGTGAAGCGCCAGAACGTTACCGACATGAAGGTCTACGCCAAATCCGACGAGCTGCTGGATGCCGTCGTCGTGTCCCGTTCCGGCGGCGAGATCCAGGCGATGGACCCCGCCAATTACGCTACGAGGGATCTGAGGGTCCCCGCGGACGCCGAGATCGGCGACTCCGTGAAGGTCGTCAGGATCGACGACGTCCTCTACTACGTGCCAGATCTGTGA
- a CDS encoding putative ATPase involved in replication control, Cdc46/Mcm family has protein sequence MPFAGLRGKEMTSFNDNEITAAWRAILSKTTEDSSRNYTLLISELADNYPDVKSVTVYYDDIDAYSVDFAMCVLEEPDRCIRLGIDVIKESIVGGWEDQDTIHLRITNLPRDAKVDVRNLRAKHLGKLVSITGLVRKATIPKPQLTYARFTCSRCGADVWEPQDGMYLREPLMCPNPNGNCNKTANRFILDEKSSRYTDTQIVEIQESPEGLRGGQQPERKVCFLEDDIAGLISAGNRIVVNGILRSREKPDRDKTTLFDTFLDVLSVEFEQHEYDEINITEEDENAIKEMSKDPLLFEHIVASIAPTIHGMTEVKEAIALQLFGGCHKFNDDGSETRGDMHILLIGDPGVAKSQILRFMSTLAPRGIFASGKSASSAGLTAAAVKDDTDGGRWNLEAGALVLADKGLACIDELDKMTAEDRSSLHEAMESQRISVAKAGITATLQCRCSLLAAANPKFGRFDTDQKIVGQIDLPPALMSRFDLIFVLTDKPDKKKDADLARFILGVHQRGEIRAVGEEAEIQGVDMEAVKDATQHYKPYYERDILRKYVAYAKKNVVPFMPDTVVKDITDTYTQIRASSEDGVTVPITARQLEAFVRLAEASAKMRLSQVIEEEDSSRAIRLVKYYLSMVAGTNGGGYDIDMALNTYSSKDRSSISVIEGIIKNGGKDGMAKADIIKAAEEEGIGSAEARKLLSKLSNNGTLYSPSEGIYKRV, from the coding sequence ATGCCGTTCGCGGGCCTGAGGGGAAAAGAGATGACAAGCTTCAACGACAACGAGATCACGGCGGCGTGGCGTGCGATCCTCAGCAAGACCACGGAGGACAGCTCCCGCAACTACACGCTTCTGATTAGCGAACTCGCGGACAACTACCCCGACGTCAAGAGCGTCACGGTGTACTACGACGACATCGATGCGTACAGCGTCGACTTCGCCATGTGCGTCCTCGAGGAGCCCGACCGCTGCATCAGGCTCGGAATCGACGTCATAAAGGAGAGCATCGTCGGAGGGTGGGAGGACCAGGACACCATCCACCTCCGCATCACCAATCTTCCCCGCGATGCCAAGGTCGACGTCAGAAACCTGAGGGCCAAACACCTCGGGAAGCTCGTCTCCATCACAGGTCTGGTCAGGAAGGCCACCATCCCCAAGCCCCAGCTGACCTATGCGCGTTTCACCTGCTCCAGATGCGGCGCGGACGTCTGGGAGCCCCAGGACGGGATGTACCTTAGGGAGCCTCTCATGTGCCCCAACCCCAACGGCAACTGCAACAAGACCGCCAACCGCTTCATCCTCGACGAGAAGTCCTCCAGATACACCGACACCCAGATCGTCGAGATCCAGGAGAGCCCCGAGGGACTCCGCGGAGGCCAGCAGCCCGAGAGGAAGGTCTGTTTCCTGGAGGATGACATCGCAGGCCTCATCAGCGCCGGTAACAGGATCGTCGTGAACGGAATCCTCCGCTCCCGCGAGAAGCCCGACCGCGACAAGACCACCCTCTTCGACACGTTCCTCGACGTTCTTTCCGTGGAATTCGAGCAGCATGAGTATGACGAGATCAACATCACCGAAGAGGATGAGAACGCCATCAAGGAGATGTCGAAGGATCCACTCCTCTTCGAGCACATCGTGGCATCCATCGCCCCCACCATCCACGGTATGACCGAGGTCAAGGAGGCCATCGCGCTGCAGCTCTTCGGAGGCTGCCACAAGTTCAACGACGACGGGTCCGAGACCAGGGGTGACATGCACATCCTGCTCATCGGTGATCCCGGAGTCGCCAAATCGCAGATCCTGCGTTTCATGAGCACCCTAGCTCCCCGCGGGATCTTCGCGTCCGGAAAGTCCGCGTCCTCCGCGGGACTCACCGCTGCCGCGGTGAAGGACGATACCGACGGAGGGAGGTGGAACCTGGAGGCGGGAGCGCTCGTCCTGGCCGACAAGGGACTCGCATGCATCGACGAGCTCGACAAGATGACCGCGGAGGACAGGTCCTCCCTCCACGAGGCGATGGAATCCCAGAGGATCTCCGTGGCGAAGGCCGGTATAACCGCCACCCTCCAGTGCAGGTGCTCCCTGCTCGCGGCGGCCAACCCCAAGTTCGGAAGGTTCGACACCGACCAGAAGATCGTCGGTCAGATCGACCTGCCTCCGGCGCTCATGTCCCGTTTCGACCTGATATTCGTGCTCACGGACAAGCCCGACAAGAAGAAGGACGCCGACCTCGCCAGGTTCATCCTCGGTGTCCACCAGAGGGGGGAGATTAGGGCGGTCGGGGAAGAGGCCGAGATCCAGGGTGTGGACATGGAGGCGGTCAAGGACGCCACCCAGCACTACAAGCCCTACTACGAGCGCGACATCCTCAGGAAGTACGTCGCGTACGCCAAGAAGAACGTGGTCCCGTTCATGCCCGATACGGTGGTGAAGGACATCACCGACACCTACACCCAGATCAGGGCATCCTCAGAGGACGGAGTCACCGTCCCCATCACCGCCAGGCAGCTGGAGGCCTTCGTGCGTCTCGCCGAGGCATCCGCCAAGATGAGGCTCAGCCAGGTCATCGAGGAGGAGGACTCCAGCCGTGCCATCAGGCTGGTGAAGTACTACCTGTCCATGGTCGCCGGCACCAACGGCGGAGGATACGATATCGACATGGCGCTGAACACCTACTCCTCCAAGGACAGGAGCAGCATCTCCGTCATCGAGGGCATCATCAAGAACGGCGGAAAGGACGGGATGGCAAAAGCCGATATCATCAAGGCGGCGGAGGAGGAGGGAATCGGTTCTGCAGAGGCCCGCAAGCTCCTCTCCAAGCTCTCGAACAACGGAACCCTGTACAGCCCGAGCGAGGGAATCTACAAGAGGGTCTGA
- a CDS encoding Oligosaccharide biosynthesis protein Alg14 like protein, whose translation MKINLLCSWGGHLQEMLDIKDAWGKYDYEFITYRSIRTESMDDPMVLIEPPWKSVPKFLWSLAKAAVHVTFDRPDILISTGMGYVDIFLFPLCRLLGVYTVYIESGANVKSITGTANLVRIFADRFIVKWEELAEDICAEYHGGIF comes from the coding sequence ATGAAGATCAATCTGCTGTGCAGCTGGGGAGGGCATCTGCAGGAGATGCTCGACATCAAGGATGCATGGGGGAAGTACGACTACGAGTTCATCACGTACAGGAGCATCCGCACCGAGTCCATGGATGATCCCATGGTGCTCATCGAGCCTCCGTGGAAGTCCGTCCCGAAATTCCTATGGAGCCTTGCGAAGGCCGCCGTCCACGTGACCTTCGACAGGCCCGACATCCTTATCAGCACCGGGATGGGCTACGTGGACATCTTCCTGTTCCCGCTGTGCAGGCTCCTCGGCGTGTACACGGTCTATATCGAGTCCGGCGCCAACGTGAAATCCATCACTGGCACTGCTAATCTGGTACGCATATTCGCAGACAGGTTCATAGTCAAATGGGAGGAACTCGCAGAGGATATCTGTGCCGAATACCACGGGGGGATCTTTTGA
- a CDS encoding Membrane protein involved in the export of O-antigen and teichoic acid, with protein sequence MVVALIGVLLVPYYLDTLGLAAYGIIPLATTMTAYVMIISDSLGSACSRYATLAIDRGEDANKAISTGFFGIVKLSLILLPFMLAISFLAPYVFSMPENMWTEVQEMFLLIMVSSLIVTVSSALMCVFNAYNTLYELYIARIVYTVVQVAIIVVMFTVYEPSLVDIGIAYLLSSVVLLVMTYALAKHRHSEMRIRLSDYDKALFKKMGTLGEWTVFIKIGNMLYIQASLVIVNIYVGSNAGGEFAIISSLISMIHTACYSVTTSIAPYVYHFYAEEDKTHLIDMFKITLKFISLLFAMPVAFVMIFAPEIMTAWVGGTYDYLGELVFIALICDVAFCASVVLAEVPTVYLKVKSQVKYTLFFGIANIVAGVAVALFTDYGVKGVTTVWMISTLAYVIACVLFCERVTGVRPLTYLKRIGFGYVAMAACLIVLYFVSEYVDVPGRWIPLLILFGIMFMLYVPLMLKTFKSHERQMISRVLPSFMSRALARFLK encoded by the coding sequence TTGGTAGTCGCACTCATCGGCGTTCTCCTGGTCCCGTACTACCTCGATACCCTGGGATTGGCGGCATACGGAATCATTCCCCTCGCGACCACCATGACCGCGTACGTGATGATCATCTCCGATTCCCTCGGAAGCGCCTGTTCGAGATACGCCACCCTCGCCATCGACCGCGGGGAGGATGCGAACAAGGCAATCAGCACGGGGTTCTTCGGCATAGTCAAACTGAGCCTGATCCTCCTTCCGTTCATGCTTGCAATTTCCTTCCTGGCACCTTATGTGTTCAGCATGCCGGAGAACATGTGGACCGAGGTCCAGGAGATGTTCCTGCTGATCATGGTGTCCTCGCTCATCGTCACCGTGTCCTCGGCTCTGATGTGCGTGTTCAACGCATACAACACCCTTTACGAACTGTACATCGCCAGGATTGTCTACACCGTGGTCCAGGTGGCGATAATCGTCGTGATGTTTACCGTCTACGAGCCCTCCCTGGTCGACATCGGTATCGCATACCTGCTCTCATCCGTCGTACTCCTGGTCATGACCTATGCCCTGGCCAAGCACAGGCACAGCGAGATGAGAATCAGGCTGTCCGACTACGACAAGGCGCTTTTCAAGAAGATGGGCACCCTCGGGGAGTGGACCGTCTTCATCAAGATCGGCAACATGCTCTACATCCAGGCATCACTGGTCATCGTGAACATCTATGTGGGATCCAATGCGGGAGGAGAGTTCGCCATCATCTCGTCGCTGATCTCCATGATTCACACCGCCTGCTACTCGGTGACAACCTCCATCGCACCCTATGTCTACCACTTCTATGCCGAGGAGGACAAGACCCACCTCATCGACATGTTCAAGATCACCCTGAAGTTCATCTCGCTGCTATTCGCGATGCCCGTGGCCTTCGTCATGATCTTTGCACCGGAGATCATGACCGCGTGGGTCGGCGGCACCTACGATTATCTCGGGGAACTCGTGTTCATCGCGCTCATCTGTGATGTCGCGTTCTGCGCCTCCGTCGTTCTCGCAGAGGTCCCTACCGTTTACCTCAAGGTGAAGAGTCAGGTGAAGTACACCCTGTTCTTCGGTATCGCCAACATCGTCGCCGGAGTGGCAGTTGCTTTGTTCACGGACTACGGCGTCAAGGGAGTCACCACCGTCTGGATGATCTCGACCCTCGCATACGTCATCGCATGCGTCCTGTTCTGCGAGAGGGTCACGGGGGTTCGTCCGCTGACGTATCTCAAGAGGATAGGTTTCGGATACGTCGCCATGGCGGCATGCCTGATTGTGCTGTACTTTGTTTCCGAGTATGTGGACGTACCCGGAAGGTGGATCCCGCTGCTGATCCTGTTCGGAATCATGTTCATGCTCTACGTCCCGCTGATGCTCAAGACGTTCAAGAGTCACGAGAGGCAGATGATCAGCCGGGTGCTTCCCTCGTTCATGTCCAGGGCGCTCGCCCGCTTCCTGAAGTGA
- a CDS encoding LPS biosynthesis protein, with amino-acid sequence MMNDIQENLLEIMTDVDAALRKGGVFYTMYSGTALGAARHHGFIPWDDDMDIVVKAEDLDAFKDALAKYLPEGKYYLQEPLSIDWANSFYKIKLNNSTGVERSHLHTRMHQGLFIDVFPAREYPNGKFRRKMYEFLLFCQKGVRVLSFRNYGKPRRDIIQKPITAVHRLLLRMMAGLCEKDCRYYRVDYVGEPYPILDKKIFEDALDWDFEGHQFKLIRDYDYVLTQMYGDYMTLPPEEKRVGHHNVFFDRNIDYKDWLERYFREHPDEKR; translated from the coding sequence ATGATGAACGATATTCAGGAGAACCTGCTCGAGATCATGACCGACGTCGATGCGGCTCTCAGGAAGGGCGGTGTCTTCTACACCATGTACAGCGGGACCGCCCTGGGTGCCGCGAGGCACCACGGATTCATCCCCTGGGATGATGACATGGATATCGTCGTCAAGGCCGAGGACCTCGACGCGTTCAAGGACGCCCTCGCCAAGTACCTTCCCGAGGGGAAATACTATCTCCAGGAGCCCCTGAGCATCGATTGGGCCAACTCATTCTACAAAATCAAGCTCAACAACTCCACAGGTGTCGAGAGATCCCACCTCCACACGCGCATGCATCAGGGCCTCTTCATCGATGTCTTCCCCGCCCGCGAGTACCCCAACGGCAAGTTCAGGAGGAAGATGTACGAGTTCCTGCTCTTCTGCCAGAAGGGCGTCCGCGTACTGAGCTTCAGGAACTACGGAAAGCCCAGACGCGACATCATCCAAAAACCCATCACCGCCGTCCACAGGCTGCTCCTGAGGATGATGGCCGGACTCTGCGAGAAAGACTGCAGATACTACAGGGTCGACTACGTCGGAGAGCCCTACCCCATCCTCGACAAGAAGATCTTCGAGGATGCCCTGGATTGGGATTTCGAGGGACACCAGTTCAAGCTCATCCGCGACTACGACTACGTCCTCACACAGATGTACGGCGACTACATGACCCTCCCTCCGGAGGAGAAGCGCGTCGGGCACCACAACGTGTTCTTCGACAGGAACATCGACTACAAGGACTGGCTGGAGCGGTACTTCCGCGAGCATCCCGATGAGAAGCGCTGA
- a CDS encoding 3-hexulose-6-phosphate synthase, with amino-acid sequence MEPVLQVALDMMQLKRSIGIADEAVAGGADWVEVGTPLIKSEGAEAVRTMKKRFPGHKIIADTKTMDTGAFEVEIMAKAGADIVTVLGLAEDSTISEAVESGRKYGAEVMVDMINVPDKVKRSIEVAKLGVGIICLHMGIDTQMRGEEAPVDVLRKVVAEVDIPVAVAGGITADTVGEYVKAGAYDIIVGGGITKTDDIKAAAENIKKAMKGLEIDKVVAKKYTEDNLFEAFSKVSSCNISDAYHKKGVVFGLHPYLKHGAKLIGRALTVQTCNGDWAKPVEAIDRAKPGDVIVVDVGGAPVAVWGELASNSAMNMGVRGIVIDGAVRDIDDIIDLDFPVFARSAVPCAGEAKGWGGIGIEITVGGQRVRTGDWIVGDESGLMVIPKEEAVEVANRALDVHEHETRVRAEIRRGSTLSKVNEISKWEPVK; translated from the coding sequence ATGGAGCCCGTATTGCAGGTAGCCCTCGACATGATGCAACTGAAGCGCAGCATCGGCATCGCCGATGAGGCCGTTGCCGGGGGAGCTGATTGGGTCGAGGTCGGTACCCCCCTCATCAAGAGCGAGGGGGCGGAGGCCGTCCGTACGATGAAGAAGAGATTCCCCGGCCACAAGATCATCGCCGACACCAAGACCATGGACACCGGCGCGTTCGAGGTGGAGATCATGGCCAAGGCCGGGGCCGACATCGTCACAGTCCTGGGACTCGCCGAGGATTCCACCATCTCCGAGGCGGTCGAGTCCGGAAGGAAGTACGGCGCGGAGGTCATGGTCGACATGATCAACGTGCCAGATAAAGTAAAACGCTCCATCGAGGTCGCCAAGCTCGGCGTGGGGATCATCTGCCTGCACATGGGGATCGACACCCAGATGAGGGGAGAGGAGGCACCCGTAGACGTCCTCAGGAAAGTGGTCGCGGAGGTAGATATTCCCGTGGCCGTCGCCGGAGGGATCACCGCAGACACCGTCGGCGAGTACGTGAAGGCGGGAGCCTACGACATCATCGTCGGCGGAGGCATCACCAAGACCGACGACATCAAGGCGGCCGCCGAGAACATCAAGAAGGCGATGAAGGGCCTGGAGATCGACAAGGTCGTCGCCAAGAAGTACACCGAGGACAACCTGTTCGAGGCCTTCTCGAAGGTCTCCAGCTGCAACATCTCGGATGCGTATCACAAGAAGGGAGTGGTCTTCGGACTGCACCCCTATCTCAAGCACGGCGCGAAGCTCATCGGCCGCGCCCTCACCGTCCAGACCTGCAACGGGGACTGGGCGAAACCCGTCGAGGCAATCGACCGCGCCAAACCCGGAGACGTCATCGTAGTGGATGTCGGGGGAGCACCCGTCGCCGTGTGGGGGGAGCTCGCCAGCAACTCAGCCATGAACATGGGCGTCAGGGGAATCGTCATCGACGGAGCCGTCCGCGACATCGACGACATCATCGATCTGGACTTCCCGGTGTTCGCCAGGAGCGCGGTGCCCTGCGCCGGAGAGGCCAAGGGATGGGGGGGCATCGGGATCGAGATCACCGTCGGCGGACAGAGGGTACGCACCGGCGACTGGATCGTCGGCGACGAGTCCGGGCTCATGGTCATCCCCAAGGAGGAGGCCGTGGAGGTCGCCAACCGCGCCCTCGATGTACACGAGCACGAAACCCGCGTCCGCGCCGAGATCCGCAGGGGTTCCACCCTTTCGAAGGTCAACGAGATCTCGAAGTGGGAACCCGTCAAGTGA
- a CDS encoding Zn-dependent protease with chaperone function, translating to MFVVMTLILSGIGYVIGLVFGYGLLGLALMACIAVILSFVSYFTSKSSALRANKVHLVTREEEPRLYGIVEKLAKQAGLPMPEVGVTEISMPNAFATGRNPSNAAVVATRGILNLLDDDELEGVIAHELSHVRNRDILVMSVASCLATILTYAAFIVFRGAIFNAISGRNSKDALPILAIGILCYLLVPIAAICMQLAVSRNREFLADETGARICGKPLALAGALYKLENGCQDPRNPYDDSRRANMWIANPISGGRKSFCKRLFSTHPDTQERIRRLEKLASKMECNQVPKFDPDENTSRIHSKLNTQ from the coding sequence ATGTTCGTCGTCATGACTCTCATCCTATCCGGGATCGGGTACGTCATCGGACTGGTCTTCGGATACGGACTGCTGGGTCTGGCACTTATGGCGTGTATCGCCGTCATCCTCAGTTTTGTCTCCTACTTCACCTCCAAATCATCCGCGCTCAGGGCGAACAAGGTCCATCTCGTCACCCGCGAGGAGGAGCCTAGGCTGTACGGCATCGTGGAGAAGCTCGCCAAGCAGGCGGGTCTCCCCATGCCCGAGGTCGGGGTGACCGAGATCTCGATGCCCAACGCATTCGCCACCGGAAGAAACCCCTCCAACGCGGCGGTCGTAGCCACTAGGGGCATACTGAATCTCCTTGACGATGACGAGCTCGAGGGGGTCATCGCCCACGAGCTGTCCCACGTGAGGAACAGGGACATCCTGGTAATGTCGGTGGCATCCTGTCTGGCGACGATCCTCACCTATGCCGCGTTCATAGTCTTCCGCGGAGCAATCTTCAACGCAATCAGCGGCCGTAACAGCAAGGATGCCCTCCCCATCCTGGCAATCGGCATTTTGTGCTACCTGCTGGTGCCCATCGCGGCCATCTGCATGCAGCTGGCGGTCTCCCGCAACAGGGAGTTCCTGGCCGACGAGACCGGCGCGAGGATCTGCGGGAAACCCCTGGCCCTTGCCGGCGCCCTGTACAAGCTGGAGAACGGGTGTCAGGACCCCAGGAACCCCTACGACGATTCCCGCAGGGCAAACATGTGGATCGCGAATCCCATATCCGGCGGGAGGAAGAGCTTCTGCAAGAGGCTCTTCAGCACCCATCCCGACACGCAGGAGAGGATCAGGCGCCTGGAGAAGCTCGCATCCAAGATGGAGTGCAACCAGGTCCCCAAGTTCGACCCGGACGAGAACACCTCGAGGATCCACTCGAAACTCAACACCCAGTGA
- a CDS encoding Metal-dependent hydrolases of the beta-lactamase superfamily II produces the protein MQAKITVLYDEGSLPDTTLIGAKGSSFIIEADGERTMFGTGLRTRYLQTNMSAMDVSADDLDRVVISHMDKDEWGAVGAVLKDRTKPIAVYAPSDAWGEKKSFGCTGIYFPEEYKDRGIRQDIEGWIKFSEHVYVSPPIPYTSGRKVGRECVMVVRGSLGPIIISHCCHPGMEAVFDAVEKKFECTPIGYIGGLHVGRKNDPLVDSACKVLMDNKVPYVYLNHCAGPTGIGRARFNLGLEGVHDFYAGESAQFDLL, from the coding sequence ATGCAGGCCAAGATCACCGTCCTTTACGACGAGGGTTCGCTCCCGGACACCACCCTTATCGGTGCCAAGGGCTCCTCGTTCATCATCGAGGCAGACGGCGAACGCACCATGTTCGGCACCGGGCTCCGTACCCGCTATCTCCAGACCAACATGAGTGCCATGGACGTCTCCGCGGATGATCTCGACCGTGTGGTCATCTCCCATATGGACAAGGACGAGTGGGGCGCCGTCGGGGCCGTTCTGAAGGATCGCACCAAGCCCATTGCCGTTTACGCCCCGTCGGATGCGTGGGGGGAGAAGAAATCCTTCGGCTGCACCGGCATCTATTTCCCCGAGGAGTACAAGGACAGGGGGATCAGGCAGGACATCGAAGGGTGGATCAAGTTCAGCGAACACGTCTACGTCTCCCCGCCCATTCCGTACACATCCGGGAGGAAGGTGGGCAGGGAGTGCGTAATGGTCGTGAGGGGGTCCCTCGGGCCGATCATCATCAGTCACTGCTGCCATCCCGGCATGGAAGCGGTATTCGACGCTGTCGAGAAGAAGTTCGAGTGTACCCCGATCGGATACATCGGGGGGCTCCACGTCGGGAGGAAGAACGATCCTCTCGTCGACAGTGCCTGCAAGGTCCTGATGGATAACAAGGTGCCGTACGTCTACCTCAACCACTGCGCCGGCCCCACCGGTATCGGGCGCGCAAGGTTCAATCTGGGCTTGGAGGGCGTCCACGACTTCTACGCGGGGGAGTCCGCGCAGTTCGATCTTCTGTGA